A genome region from Chitinophagales bacterium includes the following:
- a CDS encoding response regulator transcription factor, with protein sequence MRYIIVDDNKLARMALKHIAAGIPNIEFLGECESAAEAMEFIAKGSIDFMLLDIEMPEMNGLELARHASAKKVWIIFTTGKTEYAIDAFYTNVIDYVVKPVSIERLSVAIDKLKEVNQYRQQNNSNEEEYFYIKDKGVLIKILLSEVTYFEALGDYVKIHTRYKNYAMRITMKNIEEKLNSLHFVRVHRSYIVALNCIDKLHDHTIHIGSNDIPIADSYKKSLLEKMNRYS encoded by the coding sequence GTGAGATATATCATAGTCGATGATAATAAACTAGCGCGAATGGCATTAAAACATATCGCTGCTGGAATACCTAATATCGAATTCTTAGGGGAATGTGAAAGTGCAGCTGAAGCTATGGAGTTTATTGCAAAAGGAAGCATTGACTTTATGCTGCTCGATATCGAAATGCCTGAAATGAATGGTCTGGAATTAGCACGACATGCCTCTGCGAAAAAAGTCTGGATTATCTTCACTACAGGTAAGACAGAATATGCGATCGATGCATTCTATACAAATGTCATAGACTATGTAGTCAAACCAGTGAGCATAGAAAGACTGTCTGTGGCTATCGACAAGCTCAAAGAAGTAAATCAGTATAGACAGCAGAATAATTCGAATGAAGAAGAATATTTTTATATCAAAGATAAAGGGGTATTGATAAAAATTCTTCTATCCGAAGTTACCTATTTCGAAGCACTAGGCGACTATGTAAAAATACATACTAGGTATAAAAATTATGCCATGCGTATCACGATGAAAAATATTGAAGAAAAATTAAATTCTCTACATTTCGTGCGCGTACATCGCTCTTATATTGTGGCGCTGAACTGTATCGATAAGCTACATGACCATACCATACATATTGGCTCGAATGATATTCCCATAGCAGATTCCTATAAAAAATCTTTATTAGAGAAAATGAACCGATACTCCTAG
- a CDS encoding PepSY-like domain-containing protein produces the protein MNRPQIKNSLLLAILFAFTIISCQKEDALDTSADVEDVTDFLKMGASADATDSPAVRKKCRDITQIDVASVRSEITSYINTNYAGASIEKAGVDSLGNFFIKIVKADGSHIGLLFDANGNFVKELLRGHKHRKGTEIAVADLPANASAYITANYATASIHKAIKMEDSTYKVILVLADGTYQGLAFDANGNFVSTVTVKDKHGRKKRKK, from the coding sequence ATGAACAGACCACAAATTAAAAACAGCTTGTTACTAGCAATTTTATTTGCTTTTACCATCATTTCTTGTCAAAAGGAAGATGCCTTGGATACGAGTGCCGATGTAGAAGATGTGACCGATTTTCTAAAAATGGGCGCAAGTGCTGATGCTACAGACTCACCAGCGGTGCGCAAAAAATGTAGGGATATTACCCAAATTGATGTCGCTTCAGTTCGTTCTGAAATTACTTCTTATATCAACACGAACTATGCTGGTGCTAGTATAGAAAAAGCTGGTGTAGATTCACTCGGAAATTTCTTTATCAAAATAGTGAAAGCAGATGGTTCTCATATAGGCTTATTGTTTGATGCCAATGGTAATTTTGTCAAAGAACTATTAAGAGGTCACAAACATAGAAAAGGAACAGAAATTGCTGTAGCTGATTTGCCGGCAAATGCCAGTGCATATATTACTGCAAACTATGCTACCGCTAGTATTCATAAAGCTATTAAAATGGAAGATAGTACTTATAAAGTGATTTTGGTTTTAGCAGATGGCACCTATCAAGGTCTCGCCTTTGATGCCAATGGAAATTTTGTATCTACCGTAACAGTTAAAGACAAGCACGGAAGAAAGAAAAGAAAGAAATAA
- a CDS encoding thermonuclease family protein: MKFILAVIFFFAHTYFYASDFISAKVIGVKDGDTYIVLIEKTQVTIRLEHVDCPEKKQAFGQAAKKFGSDFCFGREVKVLWNKVKDRNGRWIAEIYYKDKCLNKELVRNGLAWHFKKYSKSKEYADLEIEARKNKMGLWREKEPVAPWEWRKL; this comes from the coding sequence ATGAAATTCATTCTAGCTGTTATATTCTTTTTTGCACATACATATTTTTATGCTAGCGATTTTATTTCCGCTAAAGTCATTGGTGTGAAAGATGGAGATACTTACATTGTACTCATAGAAAAAACCCAAGTCACGATACGCCTCGAACATGTGGATTGTCCTGAAAAGAAACAAGCCTTTGGTCAAGCTGCTAAGAAATTTGGTTCGGACTTTTGCTTTGGCAGAGAAGTAAAAGTATTATGGAACAAGGTGAAAGATAGAAACGGACGATGGATAGCAGAAATATATTATAAAGATAAATGCCTTAACAAGGAGTTGGTTCGAAATGGATTGGCTTGGCATTTTAAAAAATACTCTAAGAGCAAAGAATATGCCGATTTAGAAATCGAAGCACGGAAAAATAAAATGGGATTATGGCGAGAAAAAGAGCCAGTTGCTCCTTGGGAGTGGCGAAAATTATAG
- a CDS encoding class I SAM-dependent methyltransferase, with amino-acid sequence MDYQLLDCGDFYKIERFGAYVLARPEPQALWALKKPLDDWRKEVDAFYERKKEDIKSNKEDSGNWILSSKVPNNWIISLGKFLDQPVQVKLALTSFKHVGIFPEQWDNWNFICQHSRENSLSGNLLNLFAYTGVASLVGNIAGYKVTHVDAVKQVVNWANENREISKLESNISWVVEDAIKYLQREIKRSKKYTAILLDPPAYGRGPNGEKWVLEKELFHLLILCKQVLEENKSFLIINLYSLNITPLLLENILKEVGLWSEASQCMEQFIPYGENKKLPLGVCGRVIFSS; translated from the coding sequence ATGGACTATCAACTCCTCGATTGCGGCGATTTTTATAAGATTGAACGATTTGGTGCATACGTTCTAGCTCGCCCTGAACCGCAGGCTCTTTGGGCTCTGAAGAAGCCGCTAGATGATTGGCGAAAAGAAGTGGACGCATTTTATGAACGGAAAAAAGAAGACATCAAATCCAATAAAGAGGATAGTGGAAATTGGATTTTAAGTTCCAAAGTTCCAAACAACTGGATAATTTCTTTAGGTAAATTTTTAGACCAACCTGTACAAGTAAAATTAGCGCTTACTTCATTTAAACATGTGGGTATTTTCCCCGAACAATGGGATAATTGGAATTTTATTTGTCAGCATAGCAGAGAAAATTCTTTATCTGGCAATTTGCTCAATCTCTTTGCCTATACTGGCGTAGCAAGCTTGGTGGGAAATATAGCAGGATATAAAGTAACCCATGTCGATGCGGTGAAGCAAGTGGTTAACTGGGCTAATGAAAATAGAGAAATTTCCAAATTAGAATCAAATATTTCATGGGTAGTAGAAGATGCTATCAAATATTTGCAAAGAGAAATAAAACGAAGTAAAAAATATACTGCTATTCTCCTAGACCCTCCAGCATATGGTAGAGGACCGAATGGAGAGAAATGGGTGCTAGAAAAAGAATTATTTCATCTCTTGATCTTATGCAAGCAAGTGCTAGAAGAAAATAAATCATTTCTCATTATTAATTTGTATTCGCTCAATATTACACCGCTTTTACTAGAAAATATTCTCAAAGAAGTAGGATTATGGTCAGAAGCTTCGCAATGCATGGAGCAGTTTATTCCTTATGGAGAAAATAAAAAATTGCCATTGGGTGTTTGTGGAAGAGTAATTTTCTCATCTTGA
- a CDS encoding M42 family metallopeptidase — protein sequence MAKTTAKKTNSKEKLNVSLLANICERPGAPGFEQPIRELILKSIKGLADEVTVDPLGNILAIQRGKDSSKKVMVPAHMDEIGFIVTHIDNDGFVRFHTLGGFDPKTLTSQRVLIHGKNKTLLGVMGSKPIHVMTPEERSKTPQIQDYFIDLGMKKEEVIKHIAVGDPITRERALVEMGDCVNCKSLDNRVAVFILIETLRKLKGKKLPYDFYGVFTVQEEVGLRGATTAAHYLDPDFGICLDTTIAFDVPGNKDFDKITKLGEGTAIKIMDGSVICDYRMVEYMKNIAAKNKIKHQMEILTAGGTDTGAIQRMAKNGAICGAVSIPTRHIHQTIETCHKEDIQLSIDLLGLCIEGLDKFDWSFK from the coding sequence ATGGCAAAGACAACAGCAAAAAAAACAAATTCTAAGGAAAAATTAAATGTGTCCTTATTGGCGAATATATGTGAAAGACCAGGTGCTCCTGGCTTCGAGCAACCTATTAGAGAATTAATTTTGAAGTCCATTAAAGGTTTGGCTGATGAGGTTACAGTCGATCCATTAGGCAATATATTAGCCATACAGCGAGGAAAGGATAGTTCAAAAAAGGTAATGGTGCCTGCTCACATGGATGAGATTGGATTTATCGTGACACATATCGACAATGATGGGTTTGTTCGCTTTCATACTCTTGGTGGTTTTGATCCAAAAACATTGACCTCGCAGCGCGTTTTAATTCATGGCAAGAATAAAACATTGCTTGGTGTCATGGGCTCCAAACCTATACATGTTATGACACCTGAAGAGCGCAGCAAGACCCCTCAGATACAAGATTATTTTATTGATCTCGGTATGAAGAAAGAAGAGGTCATAAAACATATAGCTGTAGGTGACCCAATTACTCGAGAGCGAGCTTTGGTTGAAATGGGAGATTGTGTCAATTGTAAATCATTAGATAATAGAGTAGCGGTTTTCATTTTGATTGAGACCCTACGAAAATTAAAAGGTAAAAAACTTCCGTATGACTTTTATGGAGTGTTTACCGTGCAAGAAGAAGTGGGTTTAAGAGGTGCTACTACAGCTGCTCATTATTTGGATCCAGACTTTGGTATTTGTTTAGATACTACGATAGCGTTCGATGTGCCGGGCAATAAAGACTTTGATAAAATAACAAAACTAGGAGAAGGAACTGCTATCAAGATAATGGATGGCTCCGTCATTTGTGATTATCGTATGGTGGAGTATATGAAAAACATTGCTGCAAAGAATAAAATTAAGCATCAGATGGAAATATTGACTGCTGGTGGCACGGATACAGGAGCTATTCAGCGTATGGCGAAGAATGGCGCTATCTGTGGCGCAGTGTCTATACCTACACGACATATTCATCAGACCATCGAGACTTGTCACAAAGAAGATATTCAGTTGAGTATTGATTTGCTAGGTTTATGTATTGAAGGTTTGGATAAATTTGATTGGAGTTTTAAATAG
- a CDS encoding DUF4293 family protein, with the protein MIQRIQSLFWLASIISLGFFLFTNPDIEIIVQGIIAAAILFNIITIFSFQNRKRQILISYLAIFCIIGYMGYFVGQHLNTPSSIEALKIIPLAVSIILNILANHFTRKDIKLVEGSSRLR; encoded by the coding sequence ATGATTCAACGCATACAATCTTTATTCTGGTTAGCTTCTATAATATCACTTGGCTTTTTTCTTTTCACCAATCCTGACATTGAAATTATTGTTCAAGGAATAATAGCTGCAGCTATTCTATTTAATATCATCACTATTTTTTCTTTTCAAAATAGAAAGAGACAAATTTTAATTTCTTACTTAGCTATCTTCTGTATCATAGGCTATATGGGTTATTTTGTAGGGCAGCATTTGAATACTCCATCCAGTATCGAGGCATTGAAAATTATTCCTTTGGCAGTTTCCATTATTCTGAATATATTAGCTAACCATTTCACTAGAAAAGATATAAAACTAGTAGAGGGGTCGAGCAGATTGAGATGA
- the fahA gene encoding fumarylacetoacetase, whose product MIDFKRRSWVSGADSSEFPIQNLPFGIYSNHTKSKRVGVAIGSKIVDLVALAKAGLIQVSPSVLENSSLNAFIALGKAITNKVRLDIADLLDVKNIEFATRADIALFLDDMDAATMHMPVQVGDYTDFYSSRDHATNVGKMFRDPANALLPNWLHLPVGYHGRASSIVVSGTNYHRPKGQTKPVETEPPVYGPSKRMDFELEVAFVIGKETQLGQSISTKDAEDHIFGLVLFNDLSARDIQQWEYVPLGPFLAKNFCSVISPWIVTIEALDAFRVEGEKQDPKVLPYLEFEGKKNYDIKLEVSLTPENGEETIVSKSNFKYMYWNMCQQLAHHTVNGCNMRIGDMLASGTISGPEKHEFGSMLELAWKGTEPIPMKDGSTRVFMNDNDTCIIRGFGEKDGVKIGFGECVSKLLPAL is encoded by the coding sequence ATGATAGATTTCAAAAGAAGAAGCTGGGTTTCAGGAGCGGATAGTTCTGAATTTCCTATCCAAAATTTACCTTTTGGTATTTATAGTAACCACACTAAGTCGAAAAGAGTAGGTGTAGCTATTGGTTCGAAAATAGTAGATTTAGTAGCACTAGCCAAGGCTGGGCTTATCCAAGTATCTCCTAGTGTTTTGGAAAATTCAAGTCTCAATGCATTTATTGCTTTAGGCAAAGCTATCACTAACAAAGTGCGGTTAGATATTGCAGACTTATTAGATGTAAAAAATATTGAGTTTGCTACGAGAGCGGATATTGCTTTGTTCCTTGATGATATGGATGCTGCTACTATGCATATGCCGGTGCAGGTAGGAGATTATACTGATTTTTATTCTTCACGCGACCATGCGACCAATGTAGGTAAGATGTTTCGCGACCCTGCAAATGCTTTACTGCCCAACTGGCTTCATTTGCCTGTAGGCTATCACGGACGTGCGTCTTCTATCGTAGTCTCTGGTACCAATTATCATAGACCCAAAGGTCAGACCAAGCCAGTGGAAACCGAACCACCTGTATATGGACCTTCGAAGAGAATGGATTTCGAATTGGAAGTAGCATTTGTCATAGGCAAGGAAACTCAGCTAGGCCAATCGATTTCTACCAAAGATGCCGAGGATCATATTTTCGGATTGGTATTATTTAATGATTTATCAGCGAGAGATATTCAGCAATGGGAGTATGTGCCTTTAGGTCCATTCTTAGCCAAAAACTTCTGTTCGGTGATTTCCCCATGGATAGTAACTATCGAGGCCTTAGATGCATTCCGAGTGGAAGGGGAGAAGCAAGACCCTAAGGTCTTACCATATCTAGAATTTGAAGGAAAGAAAAATTATGATATCAAACTAGAAGTGAGTTTGACGCCTGAAAATGGAGAGGAAACCATTGTTTCTAAATCCAATTTTAAATATATGTATTGGAATATGTGTCAGCAACTGGCGCACCACACGGTGAATGGTTGCAATATGCGAATAGGTGACATGTTGGCTTCGGGAACTATTTCTGGACCAGAAAAGCATGAATTTGGATCCATGTTAGAGTTAGCATGGAAAGGTACCGAACCTATCCCAATGAAAGACGGTAGTACCCGAGTATTTATGAATGATAATGATACCTGCATCATTCGTGGCTTTGGAGAAAAAGATGGGGTCAAGATAGGATTTGGGGAATGTGTTTCTAAGTTATTACCTGCTTTATAA
- a CDS encoding flavodoxin, whose protein sequence is MSQIKIGLFYGTDTGNTETISNKIKERIDAKLGADTVDVIEIYKKEAEAFAPYNYIIIGMPTWYDGELQGDWETFLPKFETIDFTNKKVAFFGLGDQYGYSFYFCDGLGIFHDMALKNGATICCKWPTDGYEYDASKAERDGMLVGLCIDVDNQDDLTESRLDKWVPMVLSEFGLI, encoded by the coding sequence ATGAGTCAGATAAAAATAGGTTTATTCTACGGAACCGATACTGGAAATACAGAAACTATTTCTAATAAAATCAAAGAGCGCATTGATGCTAAATTAGGTGCGGATACGGTCGATGTCATTGAAATTTATAAGAAAGAAGCAGAGGCATTTGCCCCATATAACTATATAATTATAGGAATGCCTACCTGGTATGATGGAGAGTTACAGGGTGATTGGGAAACCTTCTTACCAAAATTTGAAACTATTGATTTTACGAATAAGAAAGTAGCCTTTTTTGGTCTTGGAGATCAGTATGGTTACTCATTTTATTTCTGCGATGGCTTGGGCATATTTCATGATATGGCTTTGAAAAACGGTGCGACGATATGCTGCAAATGGCCGACAGATGGCTATGAATACGATGCAAGCAAAGCGGAGCGCGATGGCATGCTAGTAGGTCTTTGTATCGATGTGGATAATCAAGATGATTTGACAGAGTCACGTTTAGATAAGTGGGTACCCATGGTATTGAGCGAATTTGGGTTAATTTGA
- a CDS encoding S41 family peptidase translates to MKKIFVFILLISSQIQAQDKAEKSFEKYKQFYSLLYSFYVDTVDFPKIVETSISKALETLDPHSAYLPPREASSENDRLQGSFEGIGISYNIIRDTLNIGEVIAGGPSEKIGLMPGDKMLKINDTLWAGKASMKADDYVSRLRGKKGTQVKVVVLRNKDVLTFVITRDVIPLHSVDAAFMIDKTLGYIKLNKFAHTTPAEIDTAMKKLKNQGMKTMILDLQNNGGGLLTASVALSNEFLEADRLVVYTEGEKSPKTEYKTDKGGNFKDGKLIVLVNESSASASEIVSGAIQDWDRGLIVGRRTFGKGLVQRPFTLNDNSQIRLTTAKYFTPSGRCIQKPYTSDRKEYRSDIWNRMQSGELTSEDLQDMKDGKMKIKKDGKDTMVTIPASEIKQTANGRKVFGGGGVTPDVIVPIDTSMNTDYYFKFLRKGVLFNFAQDYVTKNKPQLLASYPNEDYFVNKFSVDKTTMDELLEKGAKEDIPRNDSSYQKSEKLFQVVLKANIARYLYNSQAFYKVIMDIDPSVQRAITLSRENFSKYKVRNE, encoded by the coding sequence ATGAAGAAAATATTTGTTTTCATTCTCCTAATATCCTCTCAAATACAAGCACAAGACAAAGCAGAAAAGTCATTTGAGAAATACAAACAATTTTATTCCTTGCTTTATAGCTTTTATGTGGACACAGTAGATTTCCCAAAAATTGTAGAAACCTCTATCAGCAAGGCTTTGGAGACCCTCGATCCGCACTCAGCTTATCTCCCACCTAGAGAAGCTTCAAGCGAAAATGATCGATTACAGGGTAGCTTTGAAGGAATAGGTATTTCATACAATATCATACGCGACACTCTCAATATCGGCGAAGTGATAGCTGGAGGACCGAGTGAGAAGATAGGACTCATGCCTGGTGATAAAATGCTTAAGATAAATGATACGCTTTGGGCTGGTAAGGCTTCCATGAAAGCAGATGACTATGTGAGTAGGCTGCGCGGTAAAAAAGGTACTCAGGTAAAGGTGGTTGTATTGAGAAATAAGGATGTGCTCACATTTGTGATTACAAGAGATGTGATACCTCTTCATAGCGTTGATGCTGCATTTATGATAGATAAGACTTTAGGATATATCAAGCTCAACAAATTTGCACACACGACACCAGCAGAGATAGATACAGCCATGAAAAAATTGAAGAATCAAGGTATGAAAACGATGATTCTCGATTTACAAAATAATGGTGGAGGCCTACTGACCGCTTCCGTAGCACTTAGCAATGAATTCCTAGAAGCAGACAGACTCGTAGTATATACCGAAGGTGAGAAAAGCCCAAAAACGGAATACAAAACCGATAAAGGGGGCAATTTCAAAGACGGTAAATTGATTGTACTCGTGAATGAAAGTTCGGCTAGTGCTAGTGAAATTGTATCGGGTGCTATCCAAGACTGGGATCGGGGCTTGATAGTAGGTCGCAGAACATTTGGAAAAGGCCTTGTGCAACGCCCATTTACACTTAATGACAATTCTCAAATTCGATTAACTACGGCCAAGTATTTTACCCCATCAGGACGATGCATTCAAAAACCTTATACCTCTGATCGCAAGGAATACCGCTCCGATATCTGGAATAGAATGCAATCAGGCGAGCTAACGAGTGAGGATTTACAAGATATGAAAGATGGTAAAATGAAAATAAAGAAAGATGGAAAAGATACGATGGTGACTATTCCTGCTTCTGAAATTAAACAAACGGCGAATGGTCGTAAGGTTTTCGGAGGTGGAGGCGTAACCCCTGATGTGATTGTGCCTATCGATACTAGTATGAACACGGACTATTACTTTAAATTTTTACGTAAAGGCGTACTCTTCAATTTCGCTCAAGATTATGTGACGAAAAATAAGCCGCAACTGCTAGCCAGTTATCCTAATGAAGATTATTTTGTCAATAAATTTTCTGTTGATAAAACCACAATGGATGAACTATTGGAAAAGGGTGCGAAAGAGGATATCCCTCGAAATGATTCTAGTTATCAAAAATCTGAAAAGTTGTTTCAGGTGGTGCTCAAAGCCAATATAGCTCGCTATTTGTATAATTCACAGGCCTTTTATAAAGTCATTATGGATATTGACCCGAGTGTCCAGAGAGCCATAACCCTTAGTCGAGAGAATTTTTCGAAATACAAGGTTAGAAATGAATAA
- the recG gene encoding ATP-dependent DNA helicase RecG, whose amino-acid sequence MSVRLKLSSTIESIAGLAAARCELLKKNFQIFTVYDLLHHFPFRYIDKSKVYQIAEVDESLQYIQLYGTISNFQMIGEGPKRRLTAKLRDKSGDIELVWFQGVQYYQKGISSTDSYLVFGKPQKFGSKYTIAHPELRKALPEDIEKLSGFQPLYPSSEAMKKKGLDSAGIFKIIKQAYTDLDENEIFEFLPKEILSNHQLISYPEAIYQIHFPKSNQQILNATKRIKFDEFFQVQIHLKKLMAHRVQVQHGYVFPSVENYFDRFYHQHLPFPLTHAQKRVLKEIRRDTMQGRQMNRLLQGDVGSGKTIVAFMTMLMAVDNGFQASIMAPTEILARQHYEHISELANKLGVKTEILTGTTKAKDKKRILDELEHGKIDILIGTHALIEPTVIFKNLGIVVIDEQHRFGVAQRAALWKKNDLPPHVLVMTATPIPRTLAMTLYGDLDYSVIDELPPGRKPISTKHFFYTHRQQCHEFIKSEIAKGRQVYIVYPLIEESAKIDLKNLLDGYEDLKKIYPESQYSMTMVHGKMKNEEKTANMELFVTSKVQILVSTTVIEVGVNVPNASVMLIENADRFGLSQLHQLRGRVGRGAGQSYCLLMTEFQLSLDARKRMQVMVESTDGFFIAEEDLKLRGPGDIDGTRQSGDIQLKLASISKDADLLQLANQVAQNIIDEDAELTSEKYKALRHYIHKTNKEVKQWGKVS is encoded by the coding sequence ATGTCTGTACGTTTAAAATTATCTTCTACCATCGAGTCCATAGCAGGACTAGCTGCGGCTCGCTGCGAACTATTGAAGAAAAATTTTCAGATATTCACTGTATATGATTTACTACATCATTTTCCATTTCGATATATCGATAAATCAAAAGTATATCAAATAGCTGAGGTCGATGAATCCCTTCAATATATTCAGCTCTATGGTACTATTTCAAATTTTCAAATGATAGGTGAAGGACCGAAAAGAAGACTAACAGCCAAGCTGCGAGATAAAAGCGGTGATATAGAGCTTGTGTGGTTTCAAGGTGTTCAATATTATCAAAAAGGAATTTCTTCTACAGATTCTTACCTCGTATTTGGCAAACCGCAGAAATTTGGAAGTAAATACACGATAGCGCATCCCGAACTCCGAAAAGCCCTGCCTGAGGATATAGAAAAGTTATCCGGGTTTCAGCCACTTTACCCTTCTTCCGAGGCCATGAAAAAAAAGGGTTTAGACAGTGCAGGAATTTTCAAAATAATTAAGCAAGCTTATACAGACCTAGATGAAAACGAAATTTTTGAATTTCTACCTAAAGAAATTTTATCCAATCATCAGCTAATCAGCTATCCCGAAGCCATATATCAGATTCATTTTCCCAAATCGAATCAACAAATATTGAATGCAACCAAACGTATCAAGTTTGATGAATTTTTTCAAGTGCAGATTCATCTTAAAAAATTAATGGCTCATAGAGTGCAAGTGCAGCATGGCTATGTATTTCCTAGTGTGGAGAATTATTTCGATCGGTTTTACCATCAGCATTTGCCTTTTCCGCTCACCCATGCTCAAAAGCGTGTCTTGAAAGAAATACGACGTGATACTATGCAAGGTCGACAGATGAACCGACTGCTTCAAGGCGATGTAGGAAGTGGCAAGACTATTGTAGCCTTTATGACTATGCTTATGGCGGTGGATAATGGCTTTCAGGCGAGTATCATGGCACCTACAGAGATTTTAGCTAGGCAGCATTATGAGCATATTTCTGAGCTTGCAAATAAACTAGGTGTAAAAACTGAAATTCTCACAGGGACTACTAAAGCTAAGGATAAAAAAAGAATATTAGACGAATTGGAACATGGGAAAATAGATATATTGATAGGTACCCATGCTCTTATCGAACCGACCGTAATTTTTAAAAATCTTGGAATTGTAGTTATCGATGAGCAGCATAGATTCGGAGTGGCACAACGAGCAGCCCTATGGAAAAAAAATGATTTACCCCCACATGTTTTGGTGATGACAGCGACGCCTATACCTCGAACTTTAGCTATGACGCTGTATGGTGATTTGGACTATTCGGTTATCGATGAATTACCTCCTGGCAGGAAACCTATCAGCACCAAACATTTTTTCTACACCCATCGTCAGCAATGCCATGAGTTTATTAAATCAGAAATTGCTAAGGGACGGCAAGTATATATCGTATATCCTCTAATAGAAGAAAGCGCCAAAATAGATTTGAAAAATTTATTAGATGGATATGAAGATTTGAAAAAAATTTATCCTGAGTCACAATATAGTATGACCATGGTTCATGGCAAAATGAAGAATGAAGAAAAAACGGCGAACATGGAGCTATTCGTCACTAGCAAAGTTCAAATTTTAGTATCTACTACCGTAATAGAAGTAGGGGTGAATGTCCCCAATGCTTCAGTCATGCTCATCGAGAATGCCGATAGATTTGGGTTATCGCAGCTGCATCAGTTACGAGGTAGAGTAGGGCGTGGTGCCGGCCAGTCATATTGCCTCCTAATGACCGAATTTCAATTATCGCTCGATGCAAGAAAGCGCATGCAGGTCATGGTAGAAAGCACCGATGGATTTTTTATAGCTGAGGAAGACCTCAAATTAAGAGGACCAGGAGACATAGATGGCACTAGACAGAGTGGGGATATTCAACTCAAACTAGCCAGTATTTCCAAAGATGCTGACCTCCTACAATTAGCTAACCAAGTAGCCCAAAATATCATAGACGAAGACGCTGAGCTCACATCAGAAAAATATAAAGCACTGAGACACTATATTCACAAAACGAATAAGGAAGTGAAGCAGTGGGGCAAGGTAAGTTAG